Proteins encoded by one window of Melanotaenia boesemani isolate fMelBoe1 chromosome 10, fMelBoe1.pri, whole genome shotgun sequence:
- the LOC121647377 gene encoding UDP-glucuronosyltransferase 2C1-like — MVSMAHSSLLILTLMFMQLSSTSGGKILVFPLDGSHWINMKVLVEALHARGHEITVIRESDSWYISEKSPLYTSVTLSCRGGFEENFGIFLSRQLEIRLQRKPTTFWSRFLTHIQMEKLILDQFSEFHKKMSETIIHMFEDEHLMQSLRAAKYDMVLTDPGIGGGALLARWLQVPLVFNVRWTIQGEAHFLIAPSPLAYIPFTATELTDKMTFPQRVKNVLSYIAGMYTLSCITEPAYKPIVKHYFGPDVDYSTFFLDADIWLMRNDFIFEFPRPTMPNIVYMGGFQCKPPNPLPADLEEFVQTSGDHGVIIMTLGTLVGKLPQDICEEIAAAFAQLPQKVIWRYVGQRPTNLGNNTLLVKWLPQKDLLGHPKAKAFVTHGGTNGVQEAIYYGVPVVGIPLFYDQPENLSRIRAKGAAVTVDISMLDRHVFKEALMAVLYNSTYRVNMQTLSKLHRDQPVKPLDLAVFWIEYVIRHKGARHLRTQSHKMSWFVYNSVDVIAALLTVALLVTLICISVVRLLWRRIFVGGKVKCE; from the coding sequence ATGGTCAGCATGGCTCATTCATCTTTGCTCATCTTGACTCTTATGTTCATGCAACTATCCAGTACATCAGGGGGCAAGATTCTGGTGTTCCCACTGGATGGAAGTCACTGGATAAACATGAAAGTGCTTGTAGAGGCTCTGCATGCCAGAGGTCACGAGATCACTGTTATTCGAGAGTCTGATAGCTGGTACATCAGTGAAAAATCTCCTCTCTACACCTCCGTAACTCTGTCCTGTCGAGGTGGTTTTGAGGAAAACTTTGGAATCTTTTTGTCTCGACAGCTGGAGATTCGGCTGCAGAGAAAACCTACAACTTTTTGGTCCCGCTTCTTGACTCATATTCAGAtggagaagctgattttagacCAGTTCTCAGAGTTTCATAAGAAAATGAGTGAAACAATCATTCACATGTTTGAAGATGAGCACCTGATGCAGTCTTTACGCGCTGCTAAATATGACATGGTCTTGACTGACCCTGGCATTGGTGGAGGTGCGCTGCTGGCACGTTGGCTGCAAGTTCCTCTGGTTTTCAATGTCAGATGGACCATTCAGGGTGAAGCTCACTTCCTTATTGCTCCTTCACCTTTGGCATACATTCCATTCACTGCAACAGAGCTGACAGATAAAATGACCTTCCCTCAAAGGGTAAAGAACGTTTTGAGTTATATTGCTGGGATGTACACTCTCTCTTGCATCACTGAACCTGCTTACAAGCCAATAGTTAAACATTACTTTGGCCCTGATGTGGATTACTCAACATTTTTTCTGGATGCTGATATATGGCTGATGAGAAATGATTTTATCTTTGAGTTTCCACGTCCAACAATGCCAAATATTGTCTATATGGGTGGCTTTCAATGCAAGCCCCCAAATCCACTCCCTGCTGATTTGGAGGAGTTTGTTCAGACTTCTGGAGATCATGGAGTCATAATAATGACTCTAGGAACATTAGTTGGAAAGCTTCCTCAGGATATCTGCGAGGAAATTGCTGCAGCCTTTGCTCAACTGCCTCAAAAGGTTATTTGGAGGTATGTGGGACAAAGGCCAACCAACCTGGGCAACAACACATTACTTGTCAAATGGCTGCCACAAAAAGACCTTCTAGGACATCCCAAAGCTAAAGCTTTCGTGACCCATGGAGGAACTAATGGAGTTCAGGAGGCAATTTACTACGGAGTTCCTGTTGTTGGAATTCCTCTGTTCTACGATCAGCCTGAAAATCTTTCCAGAATCCGAGCAAAGGGAGCAGCTGTGACTGTGGATATCTCCATGCTAGATAGACATGTCTTCAAAGAGGCATTGATGGCAGTTCTTTATAATTCCACCTACAGGGTAAACATGCAGACTCTCTCGAAGCTGCACAGAGATCAGCCAGTGAAACCTCTGGATCTGGCAGTATTTTGGATAGAGTATGTCATAAGGCATAAAGGTGCCCGCCATCTGCGGACTCAGTCCCACAAAATGTCCTGGTTTGTTTACAACTCTGTTGACGTCATTGCAGCTTTGCTGACAGTTGCTTTGCTGGTGACATTAATCTGCATTTCTGTTGTTAGATTACTGTGGAGGAGGATTTTTGTTGGGGGAAAAGTTAAATGTGAATGA
- the LOC121647407 gene encoding ubiquitin-conjugating enzyme E2 Q2-like isoform X1, which produces MSVSGLKAELKFLESIFDPNHERFRIIDWKPDELSCQFNVTGEKLLIIHCNITESYPSTPPIWFVDSDDPSLAEVLERLEDVRKGSTLLLQQLKRLICDLCRLYNLPQHPDVEMLDQPLPAGPITQERKHGPTDEVTSEEEEEEEMGEQDIDLDQDLDHYDMKEEPAAGKKSEDDGIEKENLAILEKIRKNQRQDHLNGAVSGSVQASDRLMKELREIYRSQSYKTGIYSVELVNDSLYEWHVKLRTVDPDSPLHSDLQVLKEKEGVDYILLNFSYKDNFPFDPPFVRVVSPVLSGGYVLGGGALCMELLTKQGWSSAYSIESVIMQINATLVKGKARVQFGANKNQYNLARAQQSYKSLVQIHEKNGWYTPPKEDG; this is translated from the exons ATGTCGGTTTCGGGGCTGAAAGCCGAACTGAAGTTTCTGGAGTCAATTTTTGACCCAAACCACGAACGATTCAGAATAATAGACTGGAAACCCGATGAACTGAGTTGCCAGTTCAACGTAACAGGCGAGAAGCTGCTGATCATTCACTGCAACATCACG GAATCTTATCCCTCCACACCACCAATATGGTTTGTTGATTCTGATGATCCTAGTCTGGCTGAAGTGTTGGAACGCTTGGAGGATGTGAGAAAAGGCAGCACgttg CTTCTTCAGCAGTTGAAACGCCTCATTTGCGATCTGTGTCGGCTTTACAACCTGCCACAACATCCAGATGTAGAAATGCTAGACCAGCCTCTACCTGCTGGACCAATTACCCAAGAGCGCAAG CATGGGCCAACAGATGAGGTAACatctgaagaggaagaggaagaagaaatggGAGAG CAGGACATTGACCTGGACCAAGACCTGGACCATTATGACATGAAAGAGGAGCCAGCGGCGGGtaaaaagtcagaagatgaTGGAATAGAGAAAGAAAATCTGGCCATCTTGGAGAAAATCCGAAAAAACCAGAGACAAGATCACTTGAAT ggtGCAGTCTCTGGTTCAGTGCAAGCCTCAGATCGCCTAATGAAGGAACTCAGGGAGATCTACAGGTCACAGAGTTACAAGACAG GTATTTATTCAGTCGAACTAGTCAACGACAGCCTTTATGAATGGCACGTCAAGTTAAGGAC GGTAGACCCAGATAGTCCGTTACATAGTGACTtgcaggttttaaaagaaaaggaaggagtGGACTACATTCTGCTCAATTTCTCTTATAAA GATAATTTTCCTTTTGACCCACCTTTTGTACGTGTTGTCTCACCTGTGCTCTCTGGAGG ttatgTTCTCGGAGGAGGAGCCTTGTGCATGGAACTTCTCACAAAACAG gGCTGGAGCAGTGCCTATTCCATAGAATCTGTCATTATGCAGATAAATGCAACTCTGGTTAAAGGCAAAGCCAGGGTGCAGTTTGGAGCCAATAAG aacCAGTACAATCTTGCCAGAGCACAACAGTCGTATAAATCCCTGGTGCagattcatgaaaaaaatg GCTGGTACACACCACCTAAAGAGGACGGATAA
- the LOC121647407 gene encoding ubiquitin-conjugating enzyme E2 Q2-like isoform X2 codes for MSVSGLKAELKFLESIFDPNHERFRIIDWKPDELSCQFNVTGEKLLIIHCNITESYPSTPPIWFVDSDDPSLAEVLERLEDVRKGSTLLLQQLKRLICDLCRLYNLPQHPDVEMLDQPLPAGPITQERKHGPTDEVTSEEEEEEEMGEDIDLDQDLDHYDMKEEPAAGKKSEDDGIEKENLAILEKIRKNQRQDHLNGAVSGSVQASDRLMKELREIYRSQSYKTGIYSVELVNDSLYEWHVKLRTVDPDSPLHSDLQVLKEKEGVDYILLNFSYKDNFPFDPPFVRVVSPVLSGGYVLGGGALCMELLTKQGWSSAYSIESVIMQINATLVKGKARVQFGANKNQYNLARAQQSYKSLVQIHEKNGWYTPPKEDG; via the exons ATGTCGGTTTCGGGGCTGAAAGCCGAACTGAAGTTTCTGGAGTCAATTTTTGACCCAAACCACGAACGATTCAGAATAATAGACTGGAAACCCGATGAACTGAGTTGCCAGTTCAACGTAACAGGCGAGAAGCTGCTGATCATTCACTGCAACATCACG GAATCTTATCCCTCCACACCACCAATATGGTTTGTTGATTCTGATGATCCTAGTCTGGCTGAAGTGTTGGAACGCTTGGAGGATGTGAGAAAAGGCAGCACgttg CTTCTTCAGCAGTTGAAACGCCTCATTTGCGATCTGTGTCGGCTTTACAACCTGCCACAACATCCAGATGTAGAAATGCTAGACCAGCCTCTACCTGCTGGACCAATTACCCAAGAGCGCAAG CATGGGCCAACAGATGAGGTAACatctgaagaggaagaggaagaagaaatggGAGAG GACATTGACCTGGACCAAGACCTGGACCATTATGACATGAAAGAGGAGCCAGCGGCGGGtaaaaagtcagaagatgaTGGAATAGAGAAAGAAAATCTGGCCATCTTGGAGAAAATCCGAAAAAACCAGAGACAAGATCACTTGAAT ggtGCAGTCTCTGGTTCAGTGCAAGCCTCAGATCGCCTAATGAAGGAACTCAGGGAGATCTACAGGTCACAGAGTTACAAGACAG GTATTTATTCAGTCGAACTAGTCAACGACAGCCTTTATGAATGGCACGTCAAGTTAAGGAC GGTAGACCCAGATAGTCCGTTACATAGTGACTtgcaggttttaaaagaaaaggaaggagtGGACTACATTCTGCTCAATTTCTCTTATAAA GATAATTTTCCTTTTGACCCACCTTTTGTACGTGTTGTCTCACCTGTGCTCTCTGGAGG ttatgTTCTCGGAGGAGGAGCCTTGTGCATGGAACTTCTCACAAAACAG gGCTGGAGCAGTGCCTATTCCATAGAATCTGTCATTATGCAGATAAATGCAACTCTGGTTAAAGGCAAAGCCAGGGTGCAGTTTGGAGCCAATAAG aacCAGTACAATCTTGCCAGAGCACAACAGTCGTATAAATCCCTGGTGCagattcatgaaaaaaatg GCTGGTACACACCACCTAAAGAGGACGGATAA